One genomic segment of Mytilus trossulus isolate FHL-02 chromosome 4, PNRI_Mtr1.1.1.hap1, whole genome shotgun sequence includes these proteins:
- the LOC134714551 gene encoding uncharacterized protein LOC134714551 isoform X2 — MKTQPVTYITKMADEKALSYIEASPQEDASAYGANYGAHREGMTKEEVAEYYSKWGYSGKYEEDLCPERYNGPKYGAETLVEAYPGNRDSINILDIAAGTGFLGEELHKRGFRKIDALDPAEGMLAMARKKNVYDRLLCEFMCEKRLPVENDTYDCTIIAGGMGEGHIPCVALHEMVRITKPGGLVVIVMREEYLDYVQEYKDRLEVLMQELEDAGKWESVSRVIVPNYSFDNNGVIFKYRVC, encoded by the exons ATGAAAACGCAA CCTGTCACCTACATAACAAAAATGGCAGACGAGAAAGCATTAAGCTATATAGAGGCTAGTCCCCAAGAGGATGCGAGTGCATATGGTGCTAATTATGGAGCCCACAGAGAAGGGATGACTAAAGAAGAGGTCGCAGAATACTATTCAAAATGGGGATATAGCGGAAAATATGAAGAG GATCTTTGTCCAGAGAGATATAACGGTCCAAAATATGGTGCCGAGACCTTAGTAGAGGCGTATCCAGGCAACCGAGACTCTATAAACATCTTGGACATAGCTGCAGGGACTGGATTTTTAGGAGAAGAG TTGCATAAGCGTGGATTTAGAAAAATAGACGCTTTGGATCCAGCAGAAGGCAtgcttgcaatggcaagaaaAAAGAACGTGTATGATAGACTTCTCTGTGAATTTATGTGCGAAAAAAGACTTCCGGTTGAAAATG ATACGTATGACTGTACAATCATTGCTGGGGGTATGGGTGAAGGTCACATTCCATGTGTAGCTTTACATGAAATGGTCAGAATTACAAAACCAG GTGGTTTAGTTGTTATAGTCATGAGAGAAGAATATTTGGACTACGTTCAAGAATATAAAGACAGACTAGAGGTTCTGATGCAAGAATTAGAAGATGCGGGAAAATGGGAAAGCGTCTCAAGAGTTATCGTTCCTAATTATTCATTTGACAATAATGgtgttatatttaaatatagagTATGTTGA
- the LOC134714551 gene encoding uncharacterized protein LOC134714551 isoform X1 produces MFLLKARLVSREQSHPSKLLLLLKPVTYITKMADEKALSYIEASPQEDASAYGANYGAHREGMTKEEVAEYYSKWGYSGKYEEDLCPERYNGPKYGAETLVEAYPGNRDSINILDIAAGTGFLGEELHKRGFRKIDALDPAEGMLAMARKKNVYDRLLCEFMCEKRLPVENDTYDCTIIAGGMGEGHIPCVALHEMVRITKPGGLVVIVMREEYLDYVQEYKDRLEVLMQELEDAGKWESVSRVIVPNYSFDNNGVIFKYRVC; encoded by the exons ATGTTTCTTCTGAAAGCACGGCTCGTGTCTCGGGAACAATCTCATCCGTCAAAACTGTTACTTTTACTTAAG CCTGTCACCTACATAACAAAAATGGCAGACGAGAAAGCATTAAGCTATATAGAGGCTAGTCCCCAAGAGGATGCGAGTGCATATGGTGCTAATTATGGAGCCCACAGAGAAGGGATGACTAAAGAAGAGGTCGCAGAATACTATTCAAAATGGGGATATAGCGGAAAATATGAAGAG GATCTTTGTCCAGAGAGATATAACGGTCCAAAATATGGTGCCGAGACCTTAGTAGAGGCGTATCCAGGCAACCGAGACTCTATAAACATCTTGGACATAGCTGCAGGGACTGGATTTTTAGGAGAAGAG TTGCATAAGCGTGGATTTAGAAAAATAGACGCTTTGGATCCAGCAGAAGGCAtgcttgcaatggcaagaaaAAAGAACGTGTATGATAGACTTCTCTGTGAATTTATGTGCGAAAAAAGACTTCCGGTTGAAAATG ATACGTATGACTGTACAATCATTGCTGGGGGTATGGGTGAAGGTCACATTCCATGTGTAGCTTTACATGAAATGGTCAGAATTACAAAACCAG GTGGTTTAGTTGTTATAGTCATGAGAGAAGAATATTTGGACTACGTTCAAGAATATAAAGACAGACTAGAGGTTCTGATGCAAGAATTAGAAGATGCGGGAAAATGGGAAAGCGTCTCAAGAGTTATCGTTCCTAATTATTCATTTGACAATAATGgtgttatatttaaatatagagTATGTTGA
- the LOC134714551 gene encoding uncharacterized protein LOC134714551 isoform X3 yields the protein MADEKALSYIEASPQEDASAYGANYGAHREGMTKEEVAEYYSKWGYSGKYEEDLCPERYNGPKYGAETLVEAYPGNRDSINILDIAAGTGFLGEELHKRGFRKIDALDPAEGMLAMARKKNVYDRLLCEFMCEKRLPVENDTYDCTIIAGGMGEGHIPCVALHEMVRITKPGGLVVIVMREEYLDYVQEYKDRLEVLMQELEDAGKWESVSRVIVPNYSFDNNGVIFKYRVC from the exons ATGGCAGACGAGAAAGCATTAAGCTATATAGAGGCTAGTCCCCAAGAGGATGCGAGTGCATATGGTGCTAATTATGGAGCCCACAGAGAAGGGATGACTAAAGAAGAGGTCGCAGAATACTATTCAAAATGGGGATATAGCGGAAAATATGAAGAG GATCTTTGTCCAGAGAGATATAACGGTCCAAAATATGGTGCCGAGACCTTAGTAGAGGCGTATCCAGGCAACCGAGACTCTATAAACATCTTGGACATAGCTGCAGGGACTGGATTTTTAGGAGAAGAG TTGCATAAGCGTGGATTTAGAAAAATAGACGCTTTGGATCCAGCAGAAGGCAtgcttgcaatggcaagaaaAAAGAACGTGTATGATAGACTTCTCTGTGAATTTATGTGCGAAAAAAGACTTCCGGTTGAAAATG ATACGTATGACTGTACAATCATTGCTGGGGGTATGGGTGAAGGTCACATTCCATGTGTAGCTTTACATGAAATGGTCAGAATTACAAAACCAG GTGGTTTAGTTGTTATAGTCATGAGAGAAGAATATTTGGACTACGTTCAAGAATATAAAGACAGACTAGAGGTTCTGATGCAAGAATTAGAAGATGCGGGAAAATGGGAAAGCGTCTCAAGAGTTATCGTTCCTAATTATTCATTTGACAATAATGgtgttatatttaaatatagagTATGTTGA